From one Candidatus Nanopelagicales bacterium genomic stretch:
- a CDS encoding GNAT family N-acetyltransferase: MPRSAITVTRVCHESMDSLAPLWEDLRATVDSGVVPGGGAGLDRARARWLSAAEEPGRVVLVAWDGTDPVGVAALSVQEIGPWSAPTVVVGLLHVHSGARHRGVGRALLVEALAHADRIGTDQIAVDVPPHLRDAQRFYARLGFAPVVTRRVTGTAGLRRRLLGDQQHSKLAGLRARATRRRRQAAGVPAPAVAPEAVADIALAPAKVTAPAAKA; the protein is encoded by the coding sequence GTGCCTCGCAGCGCGATCACGGTCACCCGGGTCTGTCACGAGTCGATGGACTCGCTCGCCCCGCTGTGGGAGGACCTGCGGGCCACGGTCGACTCCGGCGTGGTCCCCGGTGGCGGGGCCGGGCTGGACCGGGCCCGGGCGCGCTGGCTGTCGGCGGCGGAGGAGCCTGGCCGGGTGGTCCTGGTGGCCTGGGACGGCACCGACCCGGTGGGGGTTGCGGCGCTGTCGGTGCAGGAGATCGGGCCCTGGAGCGCTCCGACGGTGGTGGTGGGTCTGCTACACGTCCACAGCGGCGCGCGCCACCGGGGGGTCGGGCGGGCGCTCCTGGTGGAGGCCCTGGCCCACGCGGACCGCATCGGCACCGACCAGATCGCCGTGGACGTGCCCCCGCACCTGCGCGACGCGCAGCGGTTCTACGCGCGCCTCGGCTTCGCCCCCGTCGTCACCCGCCGGGTCACCGGGACGGCCGGGCTGCGTCGGCGCCTGCTGGGAGACCAGCAGCACAGCAAGCTCGCCGGGCTTCGGGCCCGCGCCACACGCCGTCGCCGGCAGGCGGCGGGAGTACCGGCACCCGCAGTCGCTCCCGAGGCCGTCGCCGATATCGCCCTGGCCCCGGCGAAGGTGACGGCCCCGGCCGCGAAGGCCTGA
- a CDS encoding branched-chain amino acid ABC transporter permease, translated as MPKRAAALLIAALAALAVFFGATPASAEGPEIGGQMSASDGTPAAGVEFTVENGAGFSETVTTGPDGTWTLPLPESGQYTVTINVDTLPEGTTLTDPEKTTLSVTVFSNKRVVQFPTGSGERETESIWDRVAQLTVDGLIFGLILSLGGLGLSLIYGTTGLTNFSHGELMTLGAVITFFFNVTLGLDFILAAALALFVCAILGSLQDRGLWRPLRKRGTGLVAMLVVSIGLGILLRYVILFFFGGDTKQYASYSGQEGLAFGPVDITPKAIIASSIAILALGITSYWLLRTRMGKASRAVSDNPALASASGIDVERVINVVWIFGATLAALGGIIYSLNNGVNWFQGFQVLLLIFAGITVGGLGTAFGAIVGCLVVGLVIQLSTLFVPPEMKNVGALVILIVILLVRPQGILGRRERVG; from the coding sequence GTGCCGAAGCGCGCAGCAGCACTGCTGATCGCCGCTCTCGCCGCCCTGGCCGTGTTCTTCGGTGCGACCCCCGCTTCTGCGGAGGGACCCGAGATCGGCGGCCAGATGTCCGCCAGCGACGGGACGCCGGCCGCGGGCGTGGAGTTCACGGTGGAGAACGGCGCCGGGTTCAGCGAGACGGTGACGACCGGGCCGGACGGGACCTGGACCCTGCCACTGCCCGAGTCCGGCCAGTACACCGTGACGATCAACGTCGACACCCTGCCCGAGGGCACGACGCTGACGGACCCGGAGAAGACCACGCTGTCGGTCACCGTGTTCTCCAACAAGCGGGTGGTGCAGTTCCCCACCGGCAGCGGTGAACGCGAGACCGAGTCGATCTGGGACCGGGTCGCCCAGCTCACCGTGGACGGACTGATCTTCGGCCTGATCCTGTCCCTCGGCGGCCTGGGGCTGTCACTGATCTACGGCACCACCGGCCTGACGAACTTCTCCCACGGCGAGCTGATGACGCTCGGCGCGGTGATCACGTTCTTCTTCAACGTGACGCTGGGGCTGGACTTCATCCTCGCCGCGGCGCTGGCGCTGTTCGTCTGCGCCATCCTCGGCTCGCTGCAGGACCGAGGGCTGTGGCGACCGCTGCGCAAGAGGGGCACCGGCCTGGTCGCCATGCTCGTTGTCTCGATCGGCCTGGGCATCCTGCTGCGGTACGTGATCCTGTTCTTCTTCGGCGGCGACACCAAGCAGTACGCCTCGTACAGCGGGCAGGAGGGCCTGGCGTTCGGGCCGGTCGACATCACGCCCAAGGCGATCATCGCCTCCAGCATCGCGATCCTCGCCCTCGGCATCACGTCGTACTGGCTGCTGCGCACCCGGATGGGCAAGGCCAGCCGGGCGGTGTCCGACAACCCGGCGCTGGCGTCGGCCTCCGGCATCGACGTCGAGCGCGTCATCAACGTGGTCTGGATCTTCGGCGCCACGCTGGCCGCACTGGGCGGGATCATCTACTCGCTCAACAACGGCGTGAACTGGTTCCAGGGCTTCCAGGTGCTGCTGCTGATCTTCGCGGGCATCACCGTGGGCGGCCTCGGGACCGCCTTCGGCGCCATCGTGGGCTGCCTGGTCGTGGGCCTGGTCATCCAGTTGTCGACGCTGTTCGTCCCCCCGGAGATGAAGAACGTCGGCGCGCTGGTGATCCTGATCGTGATCCTGCTGGTGCGACCGCAGGGCATCCTCGGCCGCCGCGAGCGGGTCGGCTGA
- a CDS encoding branched-chain amino acid ABC transporter permease produces the protein MDWNLILSQAVTQGIGIQAVIFCLAAIGLNVHFGYTGLLNFGQAAFLAVAAYGVGVSIAYFGWPLWIGLVVGIIAAILLALLLGIPTLRLRADYLAIVTIATAEIIRLIVRSVTFREVFGGSDGINRFADDFYKLNPFTSGLTLGPVSFSQNDLWVVVIGWLLVLLCSLVVWLAMRSPWGRVLKAIREDEDAVRSLGKNVYSYKMQSLVLGGVLGCFGGFVFALATQSVQPDNYSTDLTFFAWAVLILGGAARVFGPVLGSIVFWFLLILIDGVLGEAVRAGYIGFIRTDQVGQVRYWILGLTLMLLMIYRPQGILGDKRELAIDAR, from the coding sequence ATGGACTGGAACCTGATCCTCTCCCAGGCGGTCACGCAGGGCATCGGCATCCAGGCGGTCATCTTCTGCCTGGCCGCTATCGGCCTGAACGTGCACTTCGGCTACACCGGCCTGCTCAACTTCGGCCAGGCCGCGTTCCTGGCCGTGGCCGCGTACGGCGTCGGCGTGTCGATCGCCTACTTCGGCTGGCCGCTGTGGATCGGCCTCGTCGTCGGCATCATCGCGGCGATCCTGCTGGCGCTGCTGCTCGGTATCCCGACCCTGCGGCTGCGCGCGGACTACCTGGCCATCGTCACCATCGCCACGGCGGAGATCATCCGGCTGATCGTGCGGTCGGTGACCTTCCGGGAGGTCTTCGGCGGATCCGACGGCATCAACCGCTTCGCCGACGACTTCTACAAGCTCAACCCGTTCACCAGCGGCCTCACCCTGGGCCCGGTCAGCTTCAGCCAGAACGACCTGTGGGTCGTCGTCATCGGCTGGCTCCTGGTCCTGCTGTGCTCCTTGGTGGTGTGGTTGGCCATGCGCTCGCCGTGGGGCCGGGTCCTCAAGGCCATCCGCGAGGACGAGGACGCCGTCCGCAGCCTCGGCAAGAACGTGTACTCGTACAAGATGCAGTCGCTGGTCCTGGGCGGCGTGCTGGGCTGCTTCGGCGGTTTCGTGTTCGCCCTCGCGACGCAGTCGGTCCAGCCGGACAACTACTCCACCGACCTGACGTTCTTCGCCTGGGCCGTCCTCATCCTCGGCGGCGCGGCTCGGGTGTTCGGTCCGGTCCTCGGGTCGATCGTCTTCTGGTTCCTGCTGATCCTCATCGACGGCGTCCTCGGCGAGGCCGTGCGGGCCGGCTACATCGGGTTCATCCGCACCGACCAGGTCGGCCAGGTGCGCTACTGGATCCTGGGCCTGACACTGATGCTGTTGATGATCTACCGACCACAGGGGATCCTGGGCGACAAGAGGGAGTTGGCCATCGATGCCCGCTGA
- a CDS encoding ABC transporter ATP-binding protein: protein MPADEITHGDAPARPDVTPAGGYGTAMKEKATAALADVPHVPGAAKPDPILTADKIVRRFGGLVAVDVEHVQVQRGAITALIGPNGAGKTTFFNLLTGFDQPDEGRWSFNGTDLSGMASYKVARLGMVRTFQLTKALAKLKVIDNMRLGATHQKGEHFFTGLIPGIWKSQEKSITEQADELLARFKLDAKREDFAGSLSGGQRKLLEMARALMVKPEMVMLDEPMAGVNPALTQSLLQHIKDLREQGMTVLFVEHDMDMVRDISDWVIVMGQGAVIAEGPPDSVMADPAVIDAYLGAHHDRSLSDSGDSLQS from the coding sequence ATGCCCGCTGACGAGATCACCCACGGCGACGCCCCGGCGCGTCCCGACGTGACGCCGGCCGGTGGCTACGGCACGGCCATGAAGGAGAAGGCCACCGCCGCGCTCGCGGACGTACCCCACGTCCCCGGCGCTGCGAAGCCGGACCCGATCCTCACCGCCGACAAGATCGTGCGCCGGTTCGGCGGCCTGGTCGCGGTCGACGTCGAGCACGTGCAGGTCCAGCGCGGTGCCATCACGGCGCTGATCGGGCCCAACGGTGCCGGCAAGACCACCTTCTTCAACCTGCTCACCGGGTTCGACCAGCCGGACGAGGGCCGGTGGAGCTTCAACGGCACCGACCTGTCCGGCATGGCCTCGTACAAGGTCGCCCGCCTCGGCATGGTGCGCACCTTCCAGCTCACCAAGGCGCTGGCCAAGCTGAAGGTCATCGACAACATGCGCCTGGGCGCCACTCACCAGAAGGGCGAGCACTTCTTCACCGGGCTCATCCCCGGCATCTGGAAGTCGCAGGAGAAGAGCATCACCGAGCAGGCCGACGAGCTGCTGGCCCGCTTCAAGCTCGACGCCAAGCGCGAGGACTTCGCCGGGTCGCTGTCCGGCGGTCAGCGCAAGCTGCTGGAGATGGCCCGCGCCCTCATGGTGAAGCCCGAGATGGTCATGCTGGACGAGCCGATGGCCGGCGTGAACCCCGCCCTGACCCAGTCCCTGCTGCAGCACATCAAGGACCTGCGGGAGCAGGGCATGACCGTGCTGTTCGTGGAGCACGACATGGACATGGTCCGCGACATCAGCGACTGGGTCATCGTCATGGGCCAGGGCGCGGTGATCGCGGAGGGACCGCCGGACTCGGTCATGGCCGACCCCGCCGTGATCGACGCCTACCTCGGCGCCCACCACGACCGCTCGCTGTCCGACTCCGGCGATTCGCTGCAGTCCTGA
- a CDS encoding ABC transporter ATP-binding protein produces MTITPDPTDPFEKVNELHVDAEQRHPHGHATELVDRSQHIAESTQALVRTDELIAGYLPGVPILNGADFYANEGELVGIIGPNGAGKSTLLKALFGLVRVSTGEVTLRGENITNMRADQLVRKGIGFVPQTNNVFPSLTIEENLQMGCYQAPKKFGDQFERVASLFPTLADRRKQRAGSLSGGERQMVAMGRALMMEPSVLLLDEPSAGLSPVLTDEAFVRVKEINKTGVTVIMVEQNARRCLQIVDRGYVLDQGRNAYSGSGKDLANDPKVIELYLGTLAKA; encoded by the coding sequence GTGACCATCACCCCGGACCCCACCGACCCGTTCGAGAAGGTCAACGAGCTGCACGTCGACGCCGAGCAGCGTCACCCTCACGGCCACGCCACCGAGCTCGTCGACCGCTCCCAGCACATCGCGGAGTCGACCCAGGCGCTGGTGCGCACCGACGAGCTGATCGCCGGCTACCTGCCCGGGGTGCCCATCCTCAACGGCGCGGACTTCTACGCCAACGAGGGCGAGCTCGTCGGCATCATCGGCCCCAACGGCGCGGGCAAGTCCACCCTCCTCAAGGCGCTGTTCGGCCTGGTCCGCGTGAGCACGGGCGAGGTGACCCTGCGCGGCGAGAACATCACCAACATGCGCGCGGACCAACTGGTGCGCAAGGGCATCGGCTTCGTCCCGCAGACCAACAACGTGTTCCCCTCGCTCACCATCGAGGAGAACCTGCAGATGGGCTGCTACCAGGCGCCGAAGAAGTTCGGCGACCAGTTCGAGCGGGTGGCCTCGCTGTTCCCGACCCTGGCCGACCGCCGCAAGCAGCGGGCCGGCTCGCTGTCCGGCGGCGAGCGGCAGATGGTCGCCATGGGCCGCGCGCTGATGATGGAGCCGTCCGTGCTGCTGCTGGACGAGCCGTCCGCGGGCCTGTCCCCCGTCCTCACCGACGAGGCGTTCGTCCGGGTCAAGGAGATCAACAAAACCGGCGTCACCGTGATCATGGTCGAGCAGAACGCCCGCCGGTGCCTGCAGATCGTCGACCGCGGCTACGTGCTGGACCAGGGCCGCAACGCCTACTCCGGCTCCGGCAAGGACCTGGCCAACGACCCCAAGGTCATCGAGCTCTACCTCGGCACCCTCGCCAAGGCCTGA